From the Corythoichthys intestinalis isolate RoL2023-P3 chromosome 6, ASM3026506v1, whole genome shotgun sequence genome, the window ATCAATTTGTTGGATATATCATTTGGTCTAAGGTATGGACTATCCCCAATATGTTTCCGTTGACAAGTAAGGTCAAAGAAGTCGCTTTCAAAACTATCCATAGATACTATCAAGCGGGACATTgagacaaacttttttttttttctgtggaaatcatccagagacagtTCACCACCCTTTTTGTACCTGCtttttttccaataaattttggAAAGAACATTGCAAGTTCATCATCAGGAACCTACATGTGGACGTCAAACTCAAATggggaaaatgtcattttttgtctCTATAAGAATCGCAAGAATGAGTGGTTTTATTATTAATCTTCCCATTTTGCTATCAAATTTTGCTACCTCCACAAATGTATATTATttagcaaggtttttttttttttaatctctttcATAACGAAAGTGTGTGCTACataaacctgtttttttttttttttaaaccaaataaTTCACTTTCATAATGAGAGTGTGCTACACCAATCTGTTTTTTTACGGACGTATTTGTGAATTTGAAAAACACGTGTGAATCGCGAATGTGCTTGTGTGTGAAAATTTGACCGTTTCTTGTtatgtttgtctcaaaaataaatgcacGCGGCCGCCTATTCACAAATACAATTCGAATGTTTGCAAACAATAATTCATGATGAGTGCAcgcacaacataaaaaaaacacgTAAAACTCACGGATATATTTGTGGATTACAAAAACACGTGAAACCCACAAATATATTTGTGGATCTcgaaaatacatgtgaaaatctTGGATATATTTGTGCATCTGCAAAAAATATGTGTGAATCGCGAATGTATTTGTGAGAATATTTTTGAGACAATGCTCTCCCCATAGACCAATACGCAGGGTcgaaaaggcaaattgttgttggattattatctttaaatactcgctactttttgagaattctagctttgtataggctaatgttcctattgttgaaagcacaaaagtgtgtaataaaatagcacatttatattttgcattttgttttcttaccgtaccgaaaatgaaccgaaccatgacctcaaaaccgaaccgagatttttgtgtaccgttacacccctactcaatatacaacacactgcacaatacacttatatacacaactattatatgtatagcatagcacactagcttgagctactaaagcattggctggcttctataacacaacaacttattaaGTACTGCACATATGACCATTCACCACAAAAGTAAACATatgttgcacatccatatgttatagtaaacataaaatacttagacatatatttccgaggcggaaaggtaaccgaaagcattcacgaatgtcaatgctaccgctagacaccgcaatgtgtatgtGAAGAGCTTGTAatctgaaccaaactactgtaacaaaaaaatggatgcagcgaattattctgaccagcaggtgggtgcaatgccccgcaaatggtcaattgctttcccatactagtgtgtaaactgtaaagccagcacaCTACATATTGTCGGTCCTAttgataatgttattggatttatcggggtgACGTCAGAATTCCTattataattcctattatcggatcgaattattatcgtgcaccagtattaTTTACATAAGTTTCTCTTTTTGGTCAGCAGTAACTGCTAGCTAAAATGCTAGCTTCTACGCCAAAGAAAAAGATAACAGGTTTGCATATCTGAAATAATGTTATCTACAACTCTGGGACTGTGATTACACCACGTAGTGTAACCACCACATGAATCATGTCATACTTGTTTGCCTTTATTGGTTCATTGCCTTCAATTGATAATATAAAGCAAAACAATCTGAAAAggtgatgtttatttttcaggaattCAGGAGTGGCCAAATTTTAGGGTCTGAAATTCCTGCATTATCTGCTAAATTAAAAATGTCCAATATTGACTCAAAAGAGAACGTCACCAATCGCTACAATGTTGGGAATGAACATGACTCAATCAACGCTTACCCCATCCACCCACCGAGTTAAATAGGCCAAGGACAGATAAATTTACTTAATGTTGCGCAATAGATGTGGGCGAGATTTCGAGAAAATTCGGAATGAATATATTTTATGGGAATATGGGaataaaaatatgtaatttCTGTTTTGGATTAACACCATTTTTATTGCACACAATAGCTATGCCATCCTTGTTTTACACTATTACACTGCAATGTAAACAGTGCAATTCTAGTGCAACGGATAACTTACACCGCttgaaattgggggggggggggggggggggttggccaAGTAGTGTTTAACTTCACAAGTCTAGTATAACACAACTGTTTCAAAGTTAAACTTTAGTAAGTACATTTTAGTATTTTACAGCAAGAACGCCAAGATGCAATCAGTGGTGGTTCTACTCATTCATTTGAGGACAAAGTTGTGTTCTGTTTCTCTTCCAAATTGGTGTTTATAACGTGTGTACATCTGTAGCTAGTTTTATTAGGAGTAATATATTATCACTGTTTAATAGAATGCTCCTAGTCCATATTACATTACTTTGACTCTTGTTAGCCAAACATTGCTAtagactagtgctgcaatgattaatcgataaactcaagtaatcgattagaaaaaaaaaacattcgaattaaattttgctgcttcgagtattcgtttaattaaagtggccttGTAATGgtatattttgaaagtgtttgcatttagttttattgatttgggtggatacattgggtgcctcatttcacatgaatccagttgctccctgttaagaacatACATCAGCTTTTGTTTGagttagtttttttatttttatttttttttttttttaattttttaatcgtgATTTAGTTTAGTAATAttcagctgttttttgtgggaatatgtgtcttaaccatttaagagcattgtaaaaaaaaaaaaaaaaaaaaaaagttagcattttatagcatttaagctagcggacttttgctatgtaagttagccaattgttcttttgtttgtacatagatcctgatttatttacttttttatactgtttgctaTCGATTAtgtaagtaatcgattaatccatAAATCAGTTGGTTtgaataatcgaataatcggattaggaacatttaattttaggagatgtaaaacggcttgctaagattgcactttcaaagaacattaaatgtgaatacaaaatataattcccgagtgtttcttcaaactatgcagagttgcactttcatttcacaagagcaataaacgcatttagaaataaaaatacctgagcttagcctcttacggtataaaaaaaaattaatggataaggatcgaagtacaacaattagctaacttgcatagcaaaagttcgatAGCTAAAATGATACTGTATAAtgctcacgtttttttttttttttttttttttttacaatgctcttaacaaatcgttcaaacgcatattcccacaaaaaactgctaaatatacctctaaactacgaatgcataaacaagtaATAAAACGAACGaagtaataaaactaaatgcaaacactttcaaaacaaaccattataacgccattctaattaaacaaatcctcgaagcagcaaaatatcaaagtttttttgtgatcgaaatactcgagttaatcaatcgttgcagcactattaacAATTTAGCGCTCACATGAAAAatcataaatctttttttttttttcttcttcttttgccTTAGGTGTAGCTGCTAGCATCCTGAGATGCCTCTAAGGTTTCGTTCGATTGTGCCCTACACACTGCCTGGAGTCCTTGCACTGATCGGTTGGTGGTGGTACACCTCCCGTAAGAAAGAGCATCTCATCAGCCATGACGACCCAGATGGAGGTCCAGCTCTTGCAACACTAAGTTTCTCTTCATCAGTCGGTAGCAATGGTGTGGTTGAGAAAGACACTGTATCCATCACAAACAACACTGAACACCACCTCACTTGCTCACGTGCAAGGATCCCTACAAAAGACGGGGAGCATGACAATATCTCTCAAAACCATGGTGTTGATACAAATGAATCATCATTGGTGGGACAGACTTTTAAAGATGCTGCCGTTGAGACGTGTGGAATAAAAGAGGAAGTTAAGAAACCTACAGTCTCAACTCTACCACAATATGAGCAGGATGAGAGGCTCAATGAATCACTCAAAGATCCCAAGGACCTATCACCTCCCTGCGCTTCAGAGGCAGACATCCATTTAACTCGTAAACCATCGGCATCAGAAATGATCACAGAGCCAGTCTTTCCCTGCCAATCCACCAAAGTTACTCACTCAGCCACCACATCAGTGTGCCTATCTGATGCAGAACGGCCTGAGCCAGAGGGGGAAGTTGCAAACAACAGCGCTACAATGACACAGGATGACTGTTTTGCAGCTATCCCGCTGAAAGCGCAGAGAGTGGTCTCATCACAGTTCGAGTCTCCAGATACACCTACTTCACCGCATGATTTTAATCAACACATTCTAACCAGCACTCCCAATTCTCTGGTCCTGACTTCCAAAGCCCAAACAACGCCATTGACGCCACAGGAAATCCAGGTTCACAGCAATCACGGAAATCAGCACGATCTGGAAGTTCTGGCAGCTGGACTCATAACCGAGGTCATCTCGGCAGCCACCCAGCAGGTCCTTGGTGGCGCCGGCTGCTCTCTTTCTGACAGAAGGCAGCAGTGTCACCAACTTCGACCATCAAACCACCATCAAATAAACTGTGATGAAACCCAGAACAGAGAGCAAGTGCTCCCCAACGGTTCTTCTTCAGCCTCGGAATGGGAGTCTGTCGAAGTTCATCAGATAAACAATACACAAAAAGAACCTATGACAGAACTGTCTCACCAAGTAGCAGACTGTGCGCCTCTATTAAACAATAAATTCAAAGGTGATGAATTGGCTACACAAGACTGTCAGTCTGAGGACAGCATGAGCAATTGCAACGACCAACATAGTCTGTTTGACAACGAAATAGATGTCTTCCAGGTTACAGACTTGTCAGAAAAAGAAGCAATACAAGCCCAAGTGAGCGAGATTCAAACAGCCAcagagaaaaatattttttctttgacGGAAGAAACCTCTGTGGATTCAGTGTGTGGTATAAAGATGCTAGATGGAATGGATCTAAGAAACGGAATTCAGGGATGTGAAATGGAAACAGACCAGTCTGGAGGTGAGTTGTCTTTTGAGTCTCATTCAGTGCAATTTCCAGTAGAGCATGTAGTCAAACATGCATTGCTGTCGACCTGTGGAGGCAGTATTTTAATTAGTTTAATTATCTTAAATGAACTTGTAcagttcaaaattattcaattattcaacccccactGCAATAAATGCAagcgcttttttcgttgaaaattcttgtgaataaatgcttaaatccctgaattcttcatagatatggacgcaaaacagtcttgattcttggttaaaagcaaaaactgcagttagcatttattttacgcatatactgtatgtcgaagtacaatgctaatctgttagtCAATTTGGctgccaccatatgtaaacagaggttttccggtgaaaattcttgtgaataaatgcttaaatcccggaattctttatatagacgtaaaacggtctcgactcttggttaaaagcaaaaaaaaaaacaaaaaaaaaaacgtgcagttagcatttattttatgtaaatatgtcgaagtacgatgcaagTCTGTCGGTCAATGAGGcgaccgccatatgtaaacagcttttccggcgAAAACgctcttgaataaatgcttaaatccctgaatgaagtagaacagtctcgattcttggttaacagcaaaaaacgtgcagttagcatttattttacgtaaatatgtcgaaatacGATGCtattctgttagtcaatgtggtggccgccatatgtaataaagagcttttccggcgaaaactcttgtgaataaatgcttaaatccctgaattctttatagatattgaagTAAAAAGGCCTCGAATCTTGGTTCaaagtagtgatgcacgattatacatttttcaacagataccaataaccgataatttcctcctcattccaaccgatagccgataatgtcaagccaatattctattaaaagatttatgtaaaattttatacacaaaagaaaatattactgtacaaaaatataatttattgctctttttttttttccaacatcaaatgtgaacaagtagtcaattccaacatctaaatgacagattgtctgacattgtgtaatggttaacttttggcaacaattacttagagaaaatacctaagttgcacaaaaatatctttaaaagtaaaccattcctaacatatactgtatgacattactacactgctaaaacacacctccttaaaactagtcagttttaagtgtaaatcagtGAAattagtgaaattatctgccagtgcttcaagtgtatttcagatttcttggaagaaaaatagctagctgaaacaagcttaaaataagcttaacagccttattttaagcaataaattattatacttaatcctaagaaAAACTTGGTaggaaacattttgaataatatttgtggctacagaatattgttatttcattacaacaggaatgtgcatactTAAATTGacaagtgttaataagtgccaataagttttgattatctactgcggCTGTAAtggagcagacaaataagttaaataatttgagacGTGATtgataatgttatatgctttgttgcacacggtGAAAATGACTGACTCAAaatagcgagatgtcatgtatccattctgcagcgctttttttacatttgcggcactctcGACacctgctttacagcagctaaactgatacacggcagtaatatttggacggagttgaaGCCCGCATccccgtgcgtgttgttttgtgcacgttttgttaagccgaaaataaaggcctcgttacaaagtcatctgaccgcttgtcattttacatacttaatgcattactgactggctgacttcgttttctgttgtttaaattatcatctaaccactgtgccatcatggtaagcttgcttactggacatcacctgtccaaatgtccgtggtgaaactgatgtgattggcatgtttttcatgaagaatggcggTCGTatgaactgcattatttttttttatccggggctttggctctcgggtcatttcggtaaaaaaaaaattgtgtctcgtTTCGGCGGCGGCAGCAGCTACGTTCATACCGAATGATCCGCCCGCCCTGGCCGGTtcggcgtattcggggccttGCTCTGCTCCGGACGTAGGTGCACGCCTTGCGTCCCGCACGCCATGGGGGAACACTCGtggaaccggggtgttcgcctgaggtcccgccgccggggaaccgggctcgacCGGCGGTCtgccgggctccgtcggaagacttaCTACTTGTCGATGCTACGAGTAACATTTACAACCCCtaacaaaaagtatggaatcaccagtctcggatgagcacttactcagacattttattatgtaggacgaactctgataaaaagcttgaaaaaataattaattcaaagtgcaactctttgttTAACTGCCATTAAGGCAgaataaagaaatgaataattGAATCTTTGATCTGGGCGTGTAATGTTCAGCATTTACTTTGATATGGGGTGGGAACTAAAGTTCACTGTTGCGAGTTGACAGGGGCACTACTAAGCGTTACATCGGGTTATTATCTGATGAACACGACTAGAGTACAGACAAGTTTTCGGTACCTCTGATTAAGATCAACAAGGAAACATCTCAATTTTATAGTGCATCGAAGAATTGAAGCTGAACTAATTTTCTCTGGAGTAAAGCGGCCAATGAAGTAATTTAGTTTGTGTTATTTGCTTGCGTTAATTGACTTGGTTTCTGTTAGTCAGTGTAGCTATGTATTCATGTTGTTTTGTTTCTGTGTGAATATAATTTGACTTCAtgtacataccgtattggcccgaatataagacggtgttttttgcattgaaataacactgaaaaagagggggttgtcttatattcgcggtctagacattatacccattcacgacgctagatggcgccacatatcattgaagcgatgttctgtcatgtagatctcagctactctccccattcgcgacgctagatggcgccagatatcattgaagcgatattctgtcatgacagatctcagctactctttttagtttaaccagtttgcattattttattttttttatttgtttttcctgattcagatttgtttcaagactacagttacagttagggcccaaatacatccactgtcaagtctaatgtatttcatgtcatttgtcaatggagctagggcttttaatgtttatatggtttagcgatagcactctcactacatgcacacgtgtatgttgtcggcgattagcctagcagtgatcttaattgtggttgtcagcccaaaaccctctaaatatatattaaatgcatcttaccagatataaaatgactactacataatctgtggtaatcgtttggagcccagttttctcgtcgaattgcagcagcccatctcgctctctcctctccgggtctctcggaatccggtagaacttcaagtctctcggtctatcttctctgttattgcaaccgaccgccacacacgccttcaccattttgattattaatgttaacgagcagaaaaaaacgccgtaaataggaggaacgtacgtagccgtaacaggtaaacacgatgtgttgacggacaattgggcggcaccagtcaggagggcggagttgtgacgtcacgtgggtagggtctatagactccgtgtgtttttcgttgttttaaatggcacattatagcTTGCGCTCACGAGggaacggagttggcggaccgcagccgtgcgcagCTGGTataatttgcctgtttttgacgtactgcgtggcacgcagtcaacactgcaccggaccggaaccgcaacaatCTTGCATCTGGTGTCCTTGGGCCCTTagatttcactttgatggttaatgcaggtattgcaattttgtttttatccCAATAGatcggtttatttacatttcaaaaaccagaagccattcatttacgaatgtgattggacactaatttacatatttaaattttcatatattaagatttgaatgaggcaaaataacatgctttttctctcaaatatattgtataatcatttgtttcagatgtactgtaattattttctgtataaaaattaatttggtgttcaaaatttttatttttttttttcaaacttgagtcttggaaaaagagggggtcgtcttataatcagggccgtcttatattcgggccaatacggtatttattttGACTTGTATATATTTATCTGATCTGACTTTATGCATATTTTTATCTGTATTGTTCAGTTCTCACGGCATTGTCACGGCAAATCAAGGCATTGTCAAGGCAAATCAAGTTCTGTGATAAAAGCCCGTAAAAAAGAAACGGCGTGGTTTGTGATTTCGACTCGAAAGGGAATTACACTTTAagtattcagaaacactaaaagaaatgaataaaaacattgtggtggtaagtaaatgttacttttatagagcaagtgcaggggaataaatatagaatcattcCATTCTAAGGAAAaatgaatcatgagaaacaaagaaatgacaATCAGAACATCTGTAGTATTTCGTTGcatcacctctggcttttatgacagcttgcagtctctgaggcatggacttgatgagtgacaaacagtattattcatcaatttggtgcaaaCTCTTTGATTGCACTTGCCAGCTTATccatgcaggtcggagccttgctgcggaccattttttttcaatttccaccacaggttttcaataaggTTGAGATCtgtgctatttgcaggccatgacattgactggaatgctctaacagttttagctctgtggcatgatgcattgtcatcctggaaaattatttctttatccccaaacatattttcaattgaaggaatAAGCAAGCTGTAATGTAAACttctgcatttattgaagatttaaccacagccatctcccccagtgcctttgcctgatatgcagccccatatcatcagggACAGAGGGAATTTTgacgttttcttcaggcagtcatctttgcaaATCTCACTTGAACGGCACCaaataaaagttccagcatcatcatcatGTCCACTGCAGATTCTTAAATCATCATTGAAAAGACCTTCATctagtcattcacagtccatgattgcctctccttagcccattgcagtcttgttcttttctgtttatgtGTCAataatggtttccttttagctttcctgtagttctgtcacataccttgactctaGCTTCCTCCCTTTTCTTTGTCGTCGTTGtgcatcttctgttttcaagacatggcctttagttgtttgttatgacgtttggatgtctttctctgtctaccagtacgcttaactgtaacaaccttgccatgctgtttgtacttggtccagatttttgatacagctgactgtgaacagcccaaatctttggcaaccatatgtgtagcgttaccttcttcaagaagtttgataatcctctccttggtctcaaaagacatctcttgttggagccatgattcttgtgaatccacttggttcAGCAgtcctccaaggtgtgataaatgcaccgtttttaactgctgactaacaagCAGATCTAAGAcgggggcccaattaaggaaagaaATTGACTgagtgtgtctgtattttctacccaaaatggagtgattccatattttcttcttcagaatggagttattgtatatttccctgcacttgcgctATAAATAATAAccacaatgtttatttttcttttagtgtttctgtatGCCAAGGaggtgcacttttgaactaattatttttttcaagctttttcagttttttctacATAATGTCTGAGAGTGCTCGTCCATACTTTTTGTTAGGGGTTGTAGTGTAAAAatcagtaaacaccttaaatggctaaagcaacaatgcataattttctttttttttttttttttttttacaatatttacaaaacagacaagcctgaagcttcctgtagcacCCTGCCTTTAAGCTGCTGAGGGATCCTTCCGGGGTCCTACTTCCAATCAGCCGCACAGAGGCCTCATCAAAATCCTTGGCCAATGGCCGATGTTTGAAAAGTCAATATGCCGGCCGGCCGATATATTGGTCGACCTCTAATGTACagcacaggtttaaaaaaaaaaaaactgtaaatctGTGTTAATTCATATCTGATGTGCTTGGGAAAAAAGCTGATGTTTACATTATGGGAATATTTAATTTGATTTGACTGATTCAAAGTTTGTGGTGCTGAAAACTGTGCTTACTGTGTGTTTCTGATTTAGGGTCTGATGTGAACAGTATGGACTCTGTGGACAGTGGCTGcactatgggtgcaagagaaaaTCATAGTAACTATGCTTCCCCCTCTGAGCTTGTCATCTGGGAGATTGAGGTGCCAAAGGTGAGACGTTACAAGTCATAGCCGTATATATTGGAATTAGCAAGAGGTCCAGCAACTTGATCAGCTAAGTGACCCAGGTCCGAACATGAGGAGTGAGGTTGTATAGAGTTCATTTTTTCTACACTTAtagatagggatgggaattgatacaatTTTTGCGATtcagattccattatcgatattgcttaacaattcgattctttatcgattctaatttggactagAGGACTGaatgaggttctgggttcagtatgttttatggttcattcgcctcgggGTGTCTGTTAAAACACCCggagcggagagtggagttggtctttggcacttttaatccaacttggcaacaggcacaactatatacaggcaatggcacttgatatgagaatcactcaatgagcagatgagagcatgcgtggaatgacgttgatgtatttgtatgtgtgtggaagaagactggaatgtgtgggtatacagaggtgcaaataagtatttagtcaaccactaattgtgcaatttctccaacttgaaaatattagagaggcctgtaatttttaacatgggtaaacctcaaccatgatgtagggatgtagtttctaaatgGTGTTCTCAATTTTGTTGCCAGTGCTTTAGATATTaaaggctatattttgagttattttgagggggaaataaatttattatataagctgcacacagaccacGTTTCatcgtgtcattttgtcagtgttgtcccatgaaaagatatacttaaatatctgcagaaatgcgaggggtgtactcacttttgtgatacactgtatgcaaTGGTAATTAGGACGAAAAGAGAACTAAATGGGCCCCCAACACCAATTCTTGTCCTACGCCTCTTGAAATCCACAGAAATGTTGATGAGAGCCCTGCCATTTGAATATGCTGGAATTTAAACAAGACACGGCATGGGCAGTTGAGCCTTTTTTTGTGCaatctggatttaaaaaaacaaatg encodes:
- the akap1b gene encoding A kinase (PRKA) anchor protein 1b, coding for MPLRFRSIVPYTLPGVLALIGWWWYTSRKKEHLISHDDPDGGPALATLSFSSSVGSNGVVEKDTVSITNNTEHHLTCSRARIPTKDGEHDNISQNHGVDTNESSLVGQTFKDAAVETCGIKEEVKKPTVSTLPQYEQDERLNESLKDPKDLSPPCASEADIHLTRKPSASEMITEPVFPCQSTKVTHSATTSVCLSDAERPEPEGEVANNSATMTQDDCFAAIPLKAQRVVSSQFESPDTPTSPHDFNQHILTSTPNSLVLTSKAQTTPLTPQEIQVHSNHGNQHDLEVLAAGLITEVISAATQQVLGGAGCSLSDRRQQCHQLRPSNHHQINCDETQNREQVLPNGSSSASEWESVEVHQINNTQKEPMTELSHQVADCAPLLNNKFKGDELATQDCQSEDSMSNCNDQHSLFDNEIDVFQVTDLSEKEAIQAQVSEIQTATEKNIFSLTEETSVDSVCGIKMLDGMDLRNGIQGCEMETDQSGGSDVNSMDSVDSGCTMGARENHSNYASPSELVIWEIEVPKLLVGRLIGKQGRYVSFLKQTSGAKIYISTLPYTQDFQICHIEGMKQQVDKALSLIGKKFKDMDLTNLYAPSPPPLTLPSLPMTSWLLLPSGVTVEVIVVNIVSAGHVFVQQHTHPTYHALRSLDQQMFLCYSQPGTPTLPSPAEVGVICAAPALEGAWWRAQVITFYNESNEVEIRYVDYGGYDRVKIDSLRQIRSDFVTLPFQGAEVLLDNIAPLPGEDRFSSEATTALEEMTRGVALLAQVSNYDNNTGLPLVHLWNMVGEKVVSLNRTLAERGLGVWVEGF